Genomic segment of Paenibacillaceae bacterium GAS479:
TGAGTAACGATGGAGGCTATTCTGCTAAAATAAACAAAACCAAGAGTGAAGGCGACTGCCAGTACCGCTAAACCAATGAAAAGGAAAAGCTGATTCATATTCTGCCGGAAATCATTTATTTCGAGCAGCGAATACTGAAACTGAACAACGCCGATCTGGCCGTCCACCCCATATAATGGCGCCATATACAGCAGCGAGTCTCCTAATTCCATATAGGCAATTTTATTGTCCAAAGCAATATCCAGCAGGCTTTGCTCATCTGGCGTTATCGACCCCGAAGCGCTCCCCACTTCTCCTGTAGGACCTTCCTGCAACGAGCTGCCTACTCTTTCTCCAAAAACCTCATACAACTTTATTGGAAGCCCAATAAAGTTGTAAAGCTCGGAGGCTAACAGCTGCCCATTCTGCTTGAGAACAGCCTTAGAATCGCCGCCGCCACTGGATGCGTTAGCTTGCTGAATACGCAGATTAATCATCTTCGTTCGCTGTGCAAGCTCCTGCTCCATTTGATCCCGTTGGTTATTCTCGATCCCTCGTTGCACGAGTAAGCTGAGCAACCCGATAGCCAGCATTAACAGCAAAGCTAGGAAAAGAGTAAGCCGCAACTTCAAGCTCATCCGCATTTACTGCTCTCCCCCAATGCCCGCTGACACTTTGTAGCCAATTCCATAAACGGTCTGAAGCATGGATTGCGAGGGCTCCCCGAGCTTTTTGCGAAGCCGCTGAATGTGCAGATCTACCGTACGTGTGCCGCCGTCATAATCTATGCCCCAAACTAGATCTAGTAACTCCTCCCGGGTGTAGACTCTCTCTGGATGGGTGAACAGCATGGCTAGCAGATCGAACTCTCTGCGCGTAAGATCGAGCTCCCTGTCTCCGACGTATGCGGCGCGACTTCCTGGATTAATACTTAAGCCACCTTTATCTGGTTGTTCCTGCGGTTCCGCAGGGATACGCTCCAATCTGCGGGCAAGCGCCTTAATCCGTGCTAAGAGCTCACGAATCTCGAACGGTTTGGTCATATAATCATCTGCGCCGAGCTCCAGGCCAACAATTTTGTCGACGATTTCATTTTTGACTGTCAGTAAAATAATGCCAATTTCATTTCTTTTTTCCAAACGGCGGCATACTTCGTAGCCATTTAAGCGAGGCATCATGATATCAAGTACCAGCACTCGAGGGCGGAAGCTCTCTACTTTCTCCAACGCTTCCTCGCCGTCATGGGCGGTTTCAACCTCATAACCTTCCCTCCGAAGAGCATAAGCGACGGCGGAAGCAATGCTTTTTTCGTCGTCGACAACGAGTACTTTAGTATCCATTAAGCTTAATCTCCTTTTTCACTTTCGGAAAACATGCTATTAGTATATCCAAATGCCCACGTATGGAAAGCTGGCTTACTGGCAAAAACTGAAACCATTCCTGGTCTGATTCAGTATAAACGAGTTATAAACTCGCGGAAGGATGAAGAACCGATGTCCAAAAGATGGCTAATGGCGCTAATCCTCGCGCCCGCATTGCTGGTTGGATGCTCTCTACCAGGCAGCGTTGATGAAGGACTCAACAAAGTTAATGACTCGCTTTCTTATGTGAACGATGCAACGGCTTATATTAATGATGCAACTCAGTTTTCGCAACAGCTGCCAACTCTAGCCCAGGAAGCGCTGACCAGTCCAGACGCTCTCGCCAATCTGGAATCCGAAATTACAGCTATGCAGGCTGACATTGCCGCATTCAACAGTCTCACCCCACCGGCATTCGCCGAAAGCATTGACGCCAAGTTAGAACAGTATAATGCCACGCTGGACGGGCAGCTCACCAATTTGATGGAGACGGTGCAATCCGGTCAACTGACTGCAGAAACACTGAAACAGTCACAGGTAGGACAGACCGTAGGACAAATCTCCTCGATTCTGGAGCAAGTACAGCAGCTCGGGAAATAATCAACAATATTTGAATTTGAAGGAGTATCCAACAAAGAGCCTGAGCTCCCGCAATGCGGAAAAGCAGGCTCTTTTTTTCGTTTTACTCCTTATTTAAAATTAATAACTTGGGCGTTGTTCTGAAGGCCTCCTGTGACAAACGCGCCGGCATCGATAAGCAGCTTGCTGCCGTCTGGGCTCCATTCAAGCTTCGTTACTAGTTCGGTCTTGACGCCAAGCGGTTTGGACTGGCCATCTTTCACATTTAGAAGGTGAATTCCGTTAATCTCCGGGTTATCCTTATCCGAGATATCGTAAGCAACCGTGCTTCCGTCCGGACTCCCTTGCAGATTGGAATAGTTTGACTTAGCTTGTGCGTCCAGCGCTTGAGGATCGGGAATTTTAGCGTATACATACGTGGCAGAAGACACCACTGCTGCTGCACTAAGTGCAACCATTAAAGAACGATGAGCTTTACGAAGTTTTATCAGGTAATACCTCCGGATAAGTTATTATGTTGCTAAATGAAGTATATCTGGAGGATGTGTCAACAAAATATCTCAAATGTATCCAGCTTATATCCGCGACAAATAATGTTCTCGCTCCCAAAGGAATTGCCGTACCGTGCAAAAAAACCTGAATTTCCGCAAGTCGGGAATTCAGGTTTTTACTCAGCCGTTTACATAATACGGAGCCATGAAGAGATACACGATGACGCCAGTAAAGCTGACATACAGCCAAATCGGCATCGTCCACCGCACGATGCGCTTATGCTTTTGCACCTGATTCGTCCAGCCCCATACGAGAGAGAACAATGCCAGCGGCACGATGACCGCAGCAAGGAAGCTGTGCGTGATGAGAATGGTAAAGTAAATTGGGCGCCAAATACCTTCTCCTCCGAACTTCGCTGTCTCCGGAGACAGGTAGTGGAAGGTTAAGTAGGTGACGAGGAACAGCAGCGTCGAGGTGAACGCAGCTAAAATGAAACCTTTGTGCAGCTTGATGTTTTTGCGGATGATCGACACAAGAGCCGCCACAAGGAAAATGAACGTGAAGCTGTTCAAGATGGCATTAATCCTCGGCAGAATCGTAATGTCCCAGGAAAGACTGCCTTTATAACCAACCGGCCCAAAGAACAGCATTAGAATAACAAAGTTTGCGACTAAAGAGATACCGATGATCCAAGTCGTAAAGTTACGCTTTGTCGTCGGCTTGTACGAATCTGGAGTCTGTTTCAGAGCGATTAACCTCCTTCCGCATTACATGCGGGGTTCTGTCTTCATTATAGAGAAATGCCGCACTACCATGTGTGACAACACCTTGAACGCATGGCCCTGCTATTTTCTATATTTCCAACACGTAAAAAAGGGGCTTATCGCCCCTACCCCTTACACTTTATATTGGCGTAAGTAAGATTGCAAATCCTCTGCCATTTCTGCTAACGATGTTGCCGAAGCACTTACTTGCTCCATTGCCGCCAATTGCTCCTCCGTTGCAGCAGATACATTTTGCGTCCCCTCTGCTGAACGTCCTGCAATTTCGGTAATCACATTCACCTGCTCAACAGCGTGTTCCGTGTTGCTGTTCATCTGGAGCGAATAGGTCGTTACCTCTTGAATTTGTGAAGCTACTTGCTGAACAGAATCTAATATCTCAGTAAACGCTGCACCTGCTTGGTTCACGACATCCATGCCAATCGCAACTTCACGTGTGCCTTCTTCTATTGAATCAATCGCTAGCACAGTCTCGCTCTGAATGGCAGCGAGCAGCTTAGCGATCTGCTGCGTTGATTGAGCCGATTGCTCCGATAGCTTGCGAACCTCACCGGCTACGACTGCAAAGCCGCGTCCTTGCTCACCAGCACGTGCCGCCTCAATCGCAGCATTCAGCGCCAACAAGTTCGTTTGCGCCGCAATATCCGAGATGACCTTAACGATATTGTCGATGGCAGACGAGCGCTGTCCCAGCTGCTTAACGGTACCATTTATCGTGTTAACGGTATTTTGTATGGATTGCATTTGCTGCATGACCGATTGTAGTTTACGGTTGCCCATTTCAGCACTTTCCGAAGCGTTCAAAGCAGAATGAGCAACACTCTGGGCGTTGTTTGATATTTGCTGAACCCCTTGGGCAACTTGATGGATTGAACGCACACTTTCTTCCACATTATTTACTTGCTGATCAGAACCATCTGCTACCTCTTGAATCGACATTGCAATATGTTCCGTCGCTTTGCTCGTATGCTCCGCGTTAGCAGACAGTTCCTCAGCAGATATTGCTACATTTTCAGCTGTACGATTAACTTGCTGAATAAACTGACGCAGCGTACGAATCATCGTATTTACTGCGCTAGTCAGCTTGCCAACTTCATCATTCGACTTCACGGCTAATTCCACTTGATTCAAATCACCGTTAGATACACGCTCCGCAGCTTCCGCAACTGCAACGATCGGACGCGTAATCTGCCGTGCAATAAAGTAGGCAAGCAGGATGACAACCAAACAGACGGCAACTACGATAAGGAACACTGACCATTTAATAGAAGAAACAGCTGCTGTAATCGAATCTTCAGGAATGTTCATATAGATGTTATATCCAGTGGTAGGAACTGGAGCATACGCAACGGTATACTCTTCTCCAGCATCCGAGTAGTCAAAAGACGTTGCTTCAGCCTTTTTTTGACCCAAAATCTTAACTAATCCTGACGGCAGCTTCGCTTCCTCAGCCGTCTTTCCGATTAATTCTTTATTTTTGTGGAGTTGAATCTTCCCTGAACTGTCTATAACAATCGGGTACCCCACCCCATTGTCAATGTACAAGCTTTTAAAGATTTCATTAGTGAATTTTTCAAAATTAACAAGTCCGGTTAAGGCACCCGTCACTTTCCCATCCGCCTGCTTTACAGGTACGGCTACAATAATCGAGCGTTGGCCTGTCGTCTTCGCTAAAATAACATCCGTGTATGTTTCTTTTCCTTCCATGGCATTTTTGAAGAAAGGCCTCATGCCTAAATCAATGCCAACACTCTTCTCAAATGTGTCTGCTTTCACAAGGCCATCCATACCGATAAATGTGTTCCCGTCATAGTGCGGGGCGTTCTCTTTTAAACTTTGGATAAATTTCATCTTATTCGCAGTATCTTCTGCACGAATATCAGTCGTAGTTGCGAGTATTTTCATTTCACTCATACGCTCTTTAAAATACTGATCCATCATTTCAGCTCTACTTTTCACAAGCGAAACATAGGAATCACTTTGTTTTTCAATCAATTTGGATGACGATGTACTATATACAAATACTGAGGTAAGGACAAGGGGAATAAGGGACACGACAATAAACCAAGTTATCAGTCGATTTTTAAGCTTCCCCTTAAGCACCTTACCCACTAAACTAACCGTGGATACAATCTTCTCATTTGATTTTACATTTTCTTTCATTACCTCATACCTCCCTTTCTGGTCAGATATTTCTCTGAATCTTCTTTTACAGCCTTATTTCCTGGTTGCATGAGACAAATTGGGCATGTTGAAGAGGTCGTCAAGGTAATCTACCATAGCGACCTTTCTTGACAACCTCTTCATACTGATTTGAAACTAATTATGCCTTAAAGTGATTAATAGCCTAAAGCCGCACCTTCACCACGTGGGTCAGCGCCAGCAAACTTAACATTTGTGCTTGGATCAATCACAACCATACCGGATTGACCAACTTGGTCTGTGTAGTCGTCAATTTTTTTCACTGGATGACCGCGACGTGCCAATTCATCCATTACGGATTGCGGGATACGGCCTTCCATTCTTAATCCGTTAGCAGACTCGCCCCAGTTACGGCCATGCAGCCATCTTGGTGCTTCAATCGCATCTTGAACCGACAAGCCAAAATCAACATAACGCGTAACTAAGGATGCTTGTGTTTGAGGTTGTCCCTCGCCGCCTTGTGTACCGTATAACATATAAGGCTTGCCGTCTTTCATCAACATTGCAGGATTGAGTGTATGGAACGTACGTTTCTTAGGCTCCAGGTCGTTTACGTGATTCTTATCCAAGGAGAAGAAGCTACCACGGTTTTGCAATAGAACGCCTGTGTCTTTTGCGACTACGCCTGCACCCCAGTCAAAGTAATGACTTTGGATAACGGATACAGCATTACCGTCTTTATCAACGATTCCGAGCCAAACTGTGTCACCTTTAGGATCAAGCGGTTTAACGTTCTCTGCAGCTTTGTTCATATCAATGCGTGCAGCGAGGTTTTTACCGTGCTCTTTAGACAGCAGATCATCAACTGGAATTTTATTGAAGTCTGGATCAGTCAAATATTTGTCACGATCAGCAAAAGCTTGCTTAGTAGCTTCAACCATAACGTGGTAGTAGTCAGCTGAACCATCGCCCATTTTCTTCAGGTCAAAGTTGTTCAAAATGTTCAAGATAGACAAGGAAGCCATACCTTGAGAGTTCGGTGGAACGTTGTAAGCTTGGTAGCCACGGTAGTCAACAGAGATTGGTTTAACCCAGTCCGCTTTGTGATCAATGAAATCTTTACGAGTTAAGGAGCCGCCGTTAGCTTGAATGTCAGCAGCGATCAATTTACCCGTTTCACCCCTGTAAAATTCACTAGCGCCGTTTTTAGCAATACGCTTCAACGTTTTCGCCAAATCTTTTTGTACCATCATTTCGCCTGTTTTGTAAGGCTTGCCATCCGGCTTCAAGAAAACTTTGCTGAACGTTTCAAAACGACCCAGGTCTTTAAGCTCTTTATCAGTTGGATCGATAGCAGAGTTTGTCCATCTTTCTTGGTTAGGAGTTACAGGGTAACCTTTGTCCGCATAACTGATTGCGCGTTCCATCAAGTCATCCCAGTCCATGGACAAGTTCATCGTTTGTTCTGCATATTTGTAAGCTTCGCCCCAACCCGATACTGTCCCTGGAACTGTGTTAGCTGCCAGATATCCGCGAGAAGGAATTTTTTCAAAGCCCTTATTTTTATAAAAGTCAATTGTTGTCTTCTCACCGGAACGACCACTTGCATTCAACGCTTTAAGCTCTTTTGTCTTCGCGTTGTAGACAAGCCAGAATGCATCTCCGCCTATACCTGTGTATTGCGGATATACAACCGCGAGCGTAGCTTGTGCAGCAATCGCTGCATCAACCGCATTCCCCCCCTCTTCAAGCACTTCGAGCGCTGCAGCGGAAGCTAAATAATGAGGTGTGGTAACGATTCCGTTCGGCGCCATCGTCGTAGGACGATTAGCTGCATTAACAGATGGCCCATAAATTGAAAAGCACATTGCTGTTGTCATTAACAAAACTGACCCTTTTTTCATTGAACTACGCATGTTTTTCCCCCTAAGATGTGTTCATGATTTCGTTGACTTGCTGAACTATTCTCTCTTAAACCACCCCTTTCAGTGGGATAGCCAGCTTTCGCTTTAGCGACACAAAATGGATATATTGTTACTTATTTACAACATTTTTTTCTATTGGTATATTATCATATGAATAGAAATAATAGACTATCTAATATTCCTATTTTAATAGAAATCCTGAGAATGGATCGTGTTATAAGACTATTGAATCAGCAGATAGTTACTTACTTCCTATTGCCACACAATTACTACATCGGTTTTAAAGATCAAACTTTTTAATATTTTTCAAAAAAAACTATTAAATTTTTATAACTGCCATTGCTTACTTCAAACCTGGATTACGAAAATAACTTTTGAGAAAAAATAAAAAAAGTGCCTTGCTCTTTGGCAGAACAGTGTTTGTTGTAAACACATCACCAATGAGAGGAGCACCTTTATTCAGGTTCAGGCTTGTGAGCACTGGACGTATGAAAGGGAGATAACTTAAGCTGCCCATAGGCATCTCAAGCTATCTCCCTCTTTGTTGAATGAATTTATTTCATCGTTCGTAATAATTGACTGACCCTGCCTTGCGAGATGCCAAGCATACGAGCCCATTCCCCTTGTGAAGCCCGAGGATGAGATTGCATGACTTCGGCCAGGCGCCTGGCTGTCTGCTCACCCTTACTTTGCTGACTAAAAAAG
This window contains:
- a CDS encoding DNA-binding response regulator, OmpR family, contains REC and winged-helix (wHTH) domain — protein: MDTKVLVVDDEKSIASAVAYALRREGYEVETAHDGEEALEKVESFRPRVLVLDIMMPRLNGYEVCRRLEKRNEIGIILLTVKNEIVDKIVGLELGADDYMTKPFEIRELLARIKALARRLERIPAEPQEQPDKGGLSINPGSRAAYVGDRELDLTRREFDLLAMLFTHPERVYTREELLDLVWGIDYDGGTRTVDLHIQRLRKKLGEPSQSMLQTVYGIGYKVSAGIGGEQ
- a CDS encoding gamma-glutamyltranspeptidase / glutathione hydrolase; its protein translation is MRSSMKKGSVLLMTTAMCFSIYGPSVNAANRPTTMAPNGIVTTPHYLASAAALEVLEEGGNAVDAAIAAQATLAVVYPQYTGIGGDAFWLVYNAKTKELKALNASGRSGEKTTIDFYKNKGFEKIPSRGYLAANTVPGTVSGWGEAYKYAEQTMNLSMDWDDLMERAISYADKGYPVTPNQERWTNSAIDPTDKELKDLGRFETFSKVFLKPDGKPYKTGEMMVQKDLAKTLKRIAKNGASEFYRGETGKLIAADIQANGGSLTRKDFIDHKADWVKPISVDYRGYQAYNVPPNSQGMASLSILNILNNFDLKKMGDGSADYYHVMVEATKQAFADRDKYLTDPDFNKIPVDDLLSKEHGKNLAARIDMNKAAENVKPLDPKGDTVWLGIVDKDGNAVSVIQSHYFDWGAGVVAKDTGVLLQNRGSFFSLDKNHVNDLEPKKRTFHTLNPAMLMKDGKPYMLYGTQGGEGQPQTQASLVTRYVDFGLSVQDAIEAPRWLHGRNWGESANGLRMEGRIPQSVMDELARRGHPVKKIDDYTDQVGQSGMVVIDPSTNVKFAGADPRGEGAALGY
- a CDS encoding putative membrane protein (non-canonical start codon;~manually curated), coding for MALKQTPDSYKPTTKRNFTTWIIGISLVANFVILMLFFGPVGYKGSLSWDITILPRINAILNSFTFIFLVAALVSIIRKNIKLHKGFILAAFTSTLLFLVTYLTFHYLSPETAKFGGEGIWRPIYFTILITHSFLAAVIVPLALFSLVWGWTNQVQKHKRIVRWTMPIWLYVSFTGVIVYLFMAPYYVNG
- a CDS encoding methyl-accepting chemotaxis protein codes for the protein MKENVKSNEKIVSTVSLVGKVLKGKLKNRLITWFIVVSLIPLVLTSVFVYSTSSSKLIEKQSDSYVSLVKSRAEMMDQYFKERMSEMKILATTTDIRAEDTANKMKFIQSLKENAPHYDGNTFIGMDGLVKADTFEKSVGIDLGMRPFFKNAMEGKETYTDVILAKTTGQRSIIVAVPVKQADGKVTGALTGLVNFEKFTNEIFKSLYIDNGVGYPIVIDSSGKIQLHKNKELIGKTAEEAKLPSGLVKILGQKKAEATSFDYSDAGEEYTVAYAPVPTTGYNIYMNIPEDSITAAVSSIKWSVFLIVVAVCLVVILLAYFIARQITRPIVAVAEAAERVSNGDLNQVELAVKSNDEVGKLTSAVNTMIRTLRQFIQQVNRTAENVAISAEELSANAEHTSKATEHIAMSIQEVADGSDQQVNNVEESVRSIHQVAQGVQQISNNAQSVAHSALNASESAEMGNRKLQSVMQQMQSIQNTVNTINGTVKQLGQRSSAIDNIVKVISDIAAQTNLLALNAAIEAARAGEQGRGFAVVAGEVRKLSEQSAQSTQQIAKLLAAIQSETVLAIDSIEEGTREVAIGMDVVNQAGAAFTEILDSVQQVASQIQEVTTYSLQMNSNTEHAVEQVNVITEIAGRSAEGTQNVSAATEEQLAAMEQVSASATSLAEMAEDLQSYLRQYKV